Proteins co-encoded in one Chrysemys picta bellii isolate R12L10 chromosome 13, ASM1138683v2, whole genome shotgun sequence genomic window:
- the LOC135975097 gene encoding olfactory receptor 14A16-like has protein sequence MSNRTTVTEFLLLGFSDIRELQILHFVVFLMIYLAGLLGNLLIITAVALNHYLHTPMYFFLMNLSILDLGSISVTIPKSMVNSLMNTRVISYPGCVAQIFLFMFLGSADFGILTVMAYDRYVAICQALHYERVMNRRACVQMAASVWISGILYSALHTGNTLAISFCGGNVVDQFFCDIPQLLKLACSDSDLRETGVIVFSACLALICFVLIIVSYVQIFKTVLRIPSEQGRQKAFSTCLPHLTVVSLFVFTGIIAYLKPNSGSISRLDLMVDVFYSLVPPMLNPIIYSMRNKEIKAALRKLIGPRLITTNKQSIFLF, from the coding sequence atgtccaaccgaaccaccgtGACAGAGTTCCTTCTCCTCGGTTTCTCTGAcattcgggagctgcagattttgcactttgtggtgtttctaaTGATTTATCTGGCAGGCCTGCTGGGGAATCTCCTCATCATCACAGCCGTAGCTCTCAACCACtatcttcacacccccatgtacttcttcctgatgaatctctCCATCCTAGACCTTGGTtccatctctgtcaccatccccaaatccatggtCAATTCCCTCATGAACACGAGGGTGATTTCTTATCCTGGATGTGTTGCCCAAATCTTTCTCTTCATGTTCCTTGGTTCAGCTGATTTCGGCATCCTGACTGTCATGGCGTATGACCGATATGTCGCCATCTGCCAAGCTCTGCACTATGAGAGagtgatgaacaggagagcttgtgtccaaatggcagccagtgtcTGGATCAGTGGTATTCTTTACTCTGCCCTGCACACTGGGAACACACTTGCAATATCCTTCTGTGGAGGAAAtgtggtggatcagttcttctgcgACATCCCCCAGCTGCTCAAGCTTGCCTGCTCTGACTCAGACCTCAGGGAAACTGGGGTTATTGTCTTTAGTGCATGCTTAGCTTtaatctgttttgttttaataattgtgtcatatgttcagatcttcaaaactgtgctgagaatcccctctgagcagggtcggcaaaaagccttctccacctgccttcctcacctcactgttgtctctttgtttgttttcactggcATCattgcctacctgaaacccaaCTCGGGGTCCATATCACGTCTGGATCTCATGGTGGATGTTTTCTATTCCTTGGTACCTCCAATGCTGAATccgatcatctacagcatgaggaacaaggagatcaaagctgccCTGAGGAAACTGATTGGACCGAGGTTAATTACGACCAATAAACAGTCCATCTTTCTCttttga
- the LOC101952218 gene encoding olfactory receptor 14A16-like: protein MCNQTTVTEFLLLGFSDIRELQILHFVVFLMMYLAGLMGNLLTITAIALNHHLHTPMYFFLVNLSILDLGFISITIPKSMANSLMNTSVISYPGCVTQVFLFMFLGSADLGILTVMAYDRYVAICQPLHYERVMNRTACVQMAASAWISGILYSALHTGNTFAISFCGSNRVDQFFCDIPQLLKLACSDSDLSETGAIVFSACLALSCFVFIIVSYVQIFKTVLRIPSEQGRHKAFSTCLPHLIVVPLFIFTAIFAYLKPTSSSTSRLDLLLDVLYAVVPPILNPVIYSMRNKEIKTALRKLIGWRLFTTNKMSIFLVCF from the coding sequence ATGTGCAACCAAACCACTGTGACCGAGTTCCTTCTTCTGGGATTCTCTGAcattcgggagctgcagattttgcactttgtggtgtttctaaTGATGTATCTGGCAGGCCTGATGGGAAATCTTCTCACCATCACAGCCATAGCCCTCAACCACcatcttcacacccccatgtacttcttcctggtgAATCTGTCCATCCTGGACCTTGGATTCATCTCCATCaccatccccaaatccatggccaattccctcatgaacaccagCGTGATTTCTTATCCTGGATGTGTcacccaagtctttctcttcATGTTCCTTGGTTCAGCTGATCTCGGCATCCTGACTGTCATGGCGTATGACCGATATGTCGCCATCTgtcaaccactgcactatgagagaGTGATGAACAGGacagcttgtgtccaaatggcagccagtgcctggatcagtggtATTCTTTACTCTGCCCTGCACACTGGGAACACATTTGCAATATCCTTCTGTGGCAGTAACAgagtggatcagttcttctgtgacatcccccagctactcaagctcgcctgctctgattcagacctcagtgaaactgGGGCTATTGTCTTCAGTGCATGCTTAGCGTTAAGctgctttgttttcataattgtgtcatatgttcagatcttcaaaactGTGCTGAGAATCccatctgagcagggccggcataaagccttctccacctgcctgcctcacctcattgtggtcccTTTGTTTATTTTCACTGCCATatttgcctacctgaaacccacctcAAGTTCCACATCACGGCTGGATCTCTTGCTGGATGTTCTCTATGCTGTGGTGCCTCCAATCCTGAATCCGgtcatctacagcatgaggaacaaggagatcaaaACTGCCTTGAGGAAATTGATTGGATGGAGATTATTCACGACAAATAAAATGTCCATTTTTCTCGTTTGTTTTTAA
- the LOC101952484 gene encoding olfactory receptor 4D2-like yields MEQQNLSSTVTEFVLLGLTQSPEIQRCLFIIFFIVYLTTWVGNVTIIITVITEHQLHTPMYFLLANLAFLDVSDSSVTAPKLLLGLLSQHRIISFNECILQIFFFHFFAGAAILVFVLMAVDRYVAIYKPLRYLNIMNQGVCVGLVAGAWMGGLAHSIVQIALVLRLPFCGPNILDNFYCDVPQVIKLACTDTYLVELLMVSNSGMLVIVMFIILLISYTIILVKIKKHVTDGKRKALSTCGTQITVVCLQFIPSTFIYARPFRKFPMDKLASVFFTLITPMINAMIYTLKNAEMKKAIRRLMRRILFSERKL; encoded by the coding sequence ATGGAACAGCAGAACCTCAGCTCCACAGTGACAGAATTTGTCCTTTTGGGCCTCACCCAGAGTCCTGAGATTCAGCGATGCCTCTTCATCATCTTCTTCATAGTGTACCTTACAACCTGGGTGGGAAATGTTACCATCATCATCACTGTGATAactgagcaccagctccacacccCTATGTACTTCCTGCTGGCCAACTTGGCTTTCCTAGATGTCAGCGACTCATCAGTCACTGCTCCCAAATTGCTGTTGGGTCTCCTCTCCcagcacagaatcatctcatTCAATGAGTGCATCCTCCAGATCTTCTTCTTCCACTTCTTCGCTGGTGCTGCAATTTTAGTTTTTGTGTTGATGGCAGTTGATCGGTATGTAGCTATCTATAAACCATTGCGTTACTTGAATATCATgaaccagggtgtgtgtgtgggcctGGTGGCAGGGGCATGGATGGGTGGATTGGCTCACTCAATTGTTCAGATCGCACTGGTCCTCCGGTTGCCATTCTGTGGTCCAAACATCCTGGATAATTTCTACTGTGATGTCCCACAAGTCATCAAACTGGCCTGCACTGACACCTACTTGGTTGAGTTGCTGATGGTCTCCAACAGCGGGATGCTTGTCATAGTAATGTTCATCATCCTGCTCATTTCATACACCATCATCTTAGTCAAGATAAAGAAACACGTCACAGATGGGAAGCGCAAAGCTCTCTCCACCTGTGGAACCCAGATCACAGTTGTGTGTTTACAATTCATACCTTCCACCTTCATCTATGCTCGGCCCTTCCGGAAATTCCCCATGGACAAGTTGGCCTCAGTCTTTTTCACCCTAATCACCCCGATGATTAATGCAATGATCTACACCCTGAAAAATGCTGAGATGAAAAAAGCCATCAGGAGACTGATGAGAAGAATCCTTTTCTCAGAGAGGAAATTATAA